One part of the Pandoraea faecigallinarum genome encodes these proteins:
- the glgX gene encoding glycogen debranching protein GlgX, with amino-acid sequence MPHSHVDKLSPGRPSPLGATWDGLGVNFAVFSANAERIELCLFDDRGRKELKRLALPECTDEIWHGYLPGAGPGLVYGYRAHGPYAPEQGHRFNPAKLLLDPYARALLGKVRWSDALFGYRVTSHKADLSIDRRDSAPAMPKAVVVEAPDTLRHDTRPHTAWDDTVILEAHVRGMTMQMDGLRQPVRGTFEALASPRVVDHLHRLGITAVELLPVHAFLHDRILVDRGLRNFWGYNTLAFFAPEASYLGSGGVDAMRRAVRALHAAGIEVILDVVYNHTCEGNELGPTLSWRGFDNASYYRLVPGDERYFINDTGCGNTVNLSHPRVLQMVMDSLRYWVETMQIDGFRFDLGVTLGREGYGFDPGAGFFDAIGQDPVLARTKLISEPWDIGPDGYQLGQHPPGFAEWNGKFRDTVRRFWRGDDGIRPDIAERLLGSAGLFARRWRKPWASLNFVTAHDGFTLADLTAYAERHNEANGEDNRDGAGENFSANWGVEGPADDAGIIALRERVRRSLLMTLLFASGTPMMLAGDEFGRSQRGNNNAYCQDNDISWLSWRQAASPEGVAMTGFAARAIALRRDVPLLRIVRFSSEDEWVTDELAAISWYDERGLQLADEDWHNVKGRALVLRRAARRADGGIDIALLMMNAADVPLLFHWPTPGGDWQLHLDSADASREPAPLGGDGVEIEAHAAMVVTGRWRDSAPASAA; translated from the coding sequence ATGCCGCATTCGCACGTCGACAAGCTGTCGCCCGGGCGCCCCTCCCCGCTCGGCGCGACGTGGGACGGTCTGGGGGTGAACTTCGCCGTGTTTTCGGCCAACGCCGAACGTATCGAACTCTGCCTGTTCGACGATCGCGGCCGCAAGGAACTCAAACGTCTCGCCCTGCCCGAATGTACCGACGAGATATGGCATGGCTACCTGCCGGGCGCCGGGCCGGGGCTGGTGTACGGCTACCGCGCGCATGGCCCCTATGCGCCAGAACAGGGGCATCGTTTCAATCCCGCCAAATTGCTGCTCGATCCCTACGCGCGCGCGTTGCTCGGCAAGGTTCGATGGTCGGATGCGCTGTTCGGCTATCGCGTGACGTCGCACAAGGCCGACCTCTCCATCGACCGGCGCGACAGTGCGCCCGCCATGCCCAAGGCGGTCGTCGTCGAAGCGCCGGACACGTTGCGCCACGACACGCGCCCGCATACGGCATGGGACGACACCGTCATCCTCGAAGCGCACGTGCGCGGCATGACGATGCAGATGGACGGGCTGCGTCAACCGGTGCGGGGCACCTTCGAGGCGCTCGCCTCGCCGAGAGTCGTCGACCATCTGCACCGGCTCGGCATTACCGCCGTCGAACTGCTGCCGGTCCACGCGTTTTTGCACGACCGCATTCTGGTGGACCGGGGATTACGCAATTTCTGGGGCTACAACACGTTGGCGTTCTTCGCGCCCGAGGCATCGTATCTCGGCAGCGGCGGTGTGGACGCCATGCGTCGCGCCGTGCGCGCGCTGCACGCGGCGGGTATCGAAGTGATTCTCGACGTCGTGTACAACCACACGTGCGAAGGCAACGAACTCGGTCCGACCCTCTCGTGGCGCGGGTTCGACAACGCCAGCTACTACCGGCTGGTGCCGGGCGACGAGCGGTACTTCATCAACGATACCGGGTGCGGGAACACCGTCAATCTGTCCCATCCGCGCGTATTGCAGATGGTGATGGACTCGTTGCGGTACTGGGTGGAGACGATGCAGATCGATGGCTTTCGCTTCGATCTGGGCGTCACGCTGGGGCGCGAGGGATATGGCTTCGATCCGGGCGCAGGATTCTTCGACGCCATCGGGCAGGATCCCGTGCTGGCCCGCACCAAGCTCATCTCCGAACCGTGGGACATCGGGCCGGATGGTTATCAGTTGGGACAGCATCCACCGGGCTTCGCGGAATGGAACGGCAAGTTTCGCGACACCGTGCGCCGCTTCTGGCGCGGCGACGACGGCATTCGGCCGGACATCGCGGAGCGCCTGCTCGGCTCGGCGGGCCTGTTCGCGCGCCGCTGGCGCAAGCCATGGGCGTCGCTGAACTTCGTGACGGCCCACGACGGGTTCACGCTGGCCGATCTGACCGCCTACGCCGAGCGTCACAACGAAGCGAACGGCGAGGACAACCGGGATGGCGCAGGCGAGAACTTCAGCGCCAACTGGGGCGTGGAGGGACCGGCCGACGACGCGGGGATCATCGCGCTGCGCGAGCGCGTTCGGCGTTCGCTGCTGATGACGCTGCTGTTCGCCAGCGGTACACCCATGATGCTCGCCGGCGACGAGTTCGGGCGGAGCCAGCGGGGCAACAACAACGCCTACTGTCAGGACAACGACATCTCGTGGCTCAGTTGGCGGCAGGCAGCTTCCCCCGAGGGGGTCGCCATGACCGGTTTCGCCGCGCGCGCCATCGCCTTGCGCCGCGACGTGCCGCTGCTGCGCATCGTTCGCTTTTCGTCCGAAGACGAATGGGTCACGGACGAGCTGGCGGCCATTTCCTGGTATGACGAACGCGGCCTGCAACTCGCCGACGAGGACTGGCACAACGTGAAAGGCCGCGCGCTCGTGCTTCGTCGCGCGGCGCGGCGCGCGGATGGCGGTATCGATATCGCACTGCTGATGATGAATGCCGCCGACGTGCCGCTGTTGTTCCACTGGCCCACGCCCGGCGGCGACTGGCAATTGCATCTGGATTCCGCCGATGCGTCGCGAGAACCGGCGCCGCTTGGCGGCGACGGCGTCGAAATCGAAGCGCACGCCGCCATGGTGGTGACCGGCCGGTGGCGCGACAGCGCGCCGGCCTCGGCCGCCTGA
- the glgB gene encoding 1,4-alpha-glucan branching protein GlgB, whose amino-acid sequence MSHAQPSRSAVPHHTEVDGGDRLALPVMQQHDVQALIDASHPDPFSVLGPHREASGWSVRAFVPGADSVGIERLSSPDAQPIPMHRIHADGLFVAALPADVPGVAHAPAYRLHIDWPQARQITADPYAFGLLLGEFDLHLLREGHHWRIGDCLGAHVMTIDDVPGVRFAVWAPNASRVSVVGDFNGWDGRRHPMRLRHDAGVWELFIPHLGASERYKFEVRTAGGTVLPLKADPLARMTEAPPATASRVACPSPFVWHDDAWLDEREHRVATNAPVAIYEVHAGSWLPPGDDGQASAPAHWDALAERLIPYVRDMGFTHIEFLPVTEHPFAGSWGYQPLSLYAPTARFGDPAGLARLVDAAHCAGLGVILDWVPAHFPSDVHGLAQFDGTALYEHADPREGFHQDWKTSVYNLGRREVVNFLIGSALDWLRRFHVDGLRVDAVASMLYRDYSRKPGEWVPNRYGGRENLEAIAFLQMLSERVAQDAPGAALFAEESTAWPGVSAPVASGGLGFHYKWNMGWMNDTLRYMGRDPVYRRHHHDDLTFGLVYAFSEHFVLPLSHDEVVHGKGSLIGRMPGDAWRKHANLRAYFGFMWTHPGKKLLFMGAEFAQHAEWNHDAPLAWSQLDDPACRGVQRWVRDLNRCYRALPALYRLDAQAAGFSWIIGNDRDNSVLAYLRRGSPPHDGVQAKDVCLVVVNFTPLPRHDYRVGVPVGGRWREALNSDLPCYGGSGVTNEIDMPDRAHGEPGDAQRPQSPLQTQGVPSHGHPVSLALTLPPLGCLVLIPEE is encoded by the coding sequence ATGAGTCACGCCCAGCCCTCGCGCTCTGCGGTGCCCCATCACACCGAGGTGGACGGCGGCGACCGGCTGGCCTTGCCCGTCATGCAGCAACATGACGTGCAGGCGCTCATCGACGCGAGTCATCCCGATCCCTTCTCGGTGCTGGGGCCGCATCGCGAAGCGAGCGGCTGGAGCGTTCGGGCATTTGTGCCCGGCGCCGATAGTGTGGGGATCGAACGCCTGTCCTCGCCTGATGCGCAACCGATACCGATGCACCGGATTCACGCGGACGGACTGTTCGTCGCCGCCCTGCCCGCCGATGTCCCGGGCGTCGCGCACGCCCCGGCATATCGACTGCACATCGACTGGCCACAGGCACGGCAGATCACGGCCGACCCCTACGCGTTCGGCCTGCTGCTCGGCGAGTTCGATCTGCATCTGTTGCGCGAAGGCCATCACTGGCGCATTGGCGATTGTCTGGGCGCCCACGTCATGACGATCGACGACGTGCCGGGCGTGCGCTTCGCCGTTTGGGCACCGAACGCGAGCCGCGTGTCGGTGGTCGGCGATTTCAACGGTTGGGACGGACGCCGGCATCCGATGCGCCTGCGGCACGACGCGGGAGTCTGGGAACTTTTCATTCCGCATCTGGGTGCGAGCGAGCGATACAAGTTCGAGGTGCGCACCGCGGGCGGGACCGTGTTGCCGCTCAAGGCCGATCCTCTGGCGCGCATGACGGAAGCGCCTCCTGCGACAGCGTCCCGGGTCGCTTGCCCGTCGCCGTTCGTCTGGCACGACGACGCGTGGCTGGACGAGCGCGAGCATCGTGTCGCGACGAACGCGCCCGTCGCCATCTACGAAGTCCACGCCGGGTCGTGGCTTCCGCCGGGAGACGACGGGCAGGCGTCCGCCCCCGCGCACTGGGATGCCCTCGCCGAGCGGCTGATCCCGTACGTGCGCGACATGGGCTTCACACACATCGAATTCTTGCCGGTGACCGAACACCCCTTCGCCGGTTCGTGGGGCTATCAACCGTTGAGCCTCTATGCGCCCACCGCTCGCTTTGGCGATCCGGCAGGGCTGGCGCGACTGGTGGATGCGGCGCACTGCGCCGGACTGGGCGTGATTCTCGACTGGGTGCCCGCGCACTTTCCGTCCGACGTGCACGGCCTTGCGCAATTCGACGGCACGGCGCTGTACGAGCATGCCGATCCGCGCGAGGGATTTCATCAGGACTGGAAAACGAGCGTCTATAACCTCGGCCGCCGGGAAGTCGTCAATTTCCTCATCGGCAGCGCGCTCGACTGGCTGCGCCGGTTCCATGTCGACGGGTTGCGTGTGGACGCGGTGGCGTCGATGCTCTATCGCGATTACAGCCGCAAGCCGGGCGAGTGGGTGCCGAACCGGTATGGAGGACGCGAGAATCTGGAAGCGATTGCCTTCTTGCAGATGCTCAGTGAGCGCGTTGCACAGGACGCGCCCGGTGCCGCCTTGTTCGCGGAGGAATCCACGGCGTGGCCGGGGGTCAGTGCGCCGGTGGCCTCGGGCGGTCTGGGCTTCCATTACAAGTGGAACATGGGATGGATGAACGACACGCTGCGCTACATGGGCCGCGACCCCGTGTACCGCCGTCACCATCACGACGATCTGACCTTCGGTCTCGTCTATGCGTTTTCGGAGCACTTTGTCCTGCCCCTGTCGCATGACGAAGTGGTACACGGCAAAGGCTCGCTGATCGGGCGCATGCCGGGCGACGCGTGGCGCAAGCATGCCAATCTGCGCGCGTACTTCGGTTTCATGTGGACGCATCCGGGCAAGAAACTGCTCTTCATGGGCGCAGAGTTCGCCCAGCACGCCGAATGGAATCACGACGCACCGCTGGCGTGGTCGCAGCTGGACGACCCGGCCTGCCGTGGCGTGCAGCGCTGGGTCCGCGACCTGAACCGATGCTATCGCGCGCTGCCCGCGCTGTACCGGCTCGATGCGCAAGCCGCAGGCTTCTCATGGATCATCGGCAACGACCGCGACAACAGCGTGCTGGCGTATCTGCGCCGCGGCTCGCCCCCTCATGACGGCGTGCAGGCGAAGGACGTATGCCTGGTCGTCGTCAACTTCACGCCGCTGCCGCGCCACGACTACCGCGTGGGCGTACCGGTCGGCGGACGCTGGCGAGAAGCGCTGAATTCCGACTTGCCGTGCTATGGCGGCAGCGGCGTAACGAACGAGATCGATATGCCCGATCGCGCTCACGGCGAGCCGGGCGATGCTCAACGTCCCCAGAGTCCCCTTCAGACGCAGGGCGTGCCGTCGCACGGACACCCGGTATCGCTCGCGCTGACGTTGCCGCCGTTGGGCTGTCTTGTGCTGATACCGGAGGAATAG
- the treS gene encoding maltose alpha-D-glucosyltransferase: MKREPQLGNIALRDDPHWYKDAVIYQLHIKSFFDANGDGIGDFAGLIEKLDYIAELGVDTLWVLPFYPSPRRDDGYDIAEYRGVHPDYGTIADVRRLIAQAHARGIRVITELVINHTSDQHPWFKRACLARPGTSHRDYYVWSDTGREYEGTRIIFVDTEVSNWTWEPTAGAYYWHRFYSHQPDLNFDNPQVLRSVLGVMHFWLGMGVDGLRLDAVPYLVEREGTSNENLPETHAILRRIRADLDARYRNRLLLAEANQWPEDVQQYFGAGDECHMAFHFPLMPRMYMAIAREDRFPITDILSQTPQIPDACQWAIFLRNHDELTLEMVTDSERDYLWEVYASDRRARLNLGIRRRLAPLLERDRRRIELMNSLLLSMPGTPVIYYGDEIGMGDNIHLGDRDGVRTPMQWSYDRNGGFSRADPELLTLPAIQGALYGYESVNVESQARDPHSLLNWMRRLIATRRSRRAFGRGSIEFLHPTNRKVLAYLREYTDEAPLLCVANLSRASQAVELDLSRFAGRTPVELLGGTAFPAVGQLTYLLTLPPYGFYWFELTEATQAPRWNEEASEQLPEFTTFVWRAGAPLLDASICDAISKTILPRYLPRRRWFAAKNARLQTARLNCVTQLLQGTPEDGGADAPVWLCEVEVQLDADGRRQVQTYLLPLTVVWEQVGMRPLPIQLALARVRRGRRVGYLVDAFASEALGPALATLMQSNARVPARRPGERGEMGDAPDLGVFEFESAPVLADEPIPPGEATQWMAVEQTNSSLAMGNSLALKLVRQIVPGVHPEAEMLRRLSECGFANSPQWLGEVRRRDADGNPHTLAILQRFVGNQGNGWNWGYDTLSRLIEALSHDDVSAGETRDEAAPYLQLARQIGKRLGEMHLVLAQDTDDEAFSPVVASDAMLSRWTSHAQAMVSQAFACLETHKSTILDTPDANAQVAAIDALAHRRDDVVERLAGLIREGAGTLCQRVHGDFHLGQVLVTPGDVVIIDFEGEPARDVAVRREKTSPLRDVAGLLRSLDYVGRAVASTEEPLPAPMLARREALLHRIMDEAGAAFLDAYARAVAYGAPRLADTFRCRPLLDAQLLEKAAYEIVYECANRPAWVWVPLAGFEVLVRRLLDTGEDNAS, translated from the coding sequence ATGAAACGAGAACCCCAGCTCGGCAACATCGCCTTGCGCGACGATCCGCACTGGTACAAGGACGCGGTCATCTATCAATTGCACATCAAGTCGTTTTTCGACGCGAATGGCGACGGTATCGGCGACTTTGCCGGCCTGATCGAAAAGCTCGACTACATCGCGGAACTGGGCGTCGATACGCTGTGGGTGCTGCCCTTCTACCCATCGCCGCGCCGCGACGACGGCTACGACATCGCTGAATATCGGGGCGTGCATCCGGACTACGGCACGATAGCCGACGTGCGGCGCCTCATCGCCCAGGCCCACGCCCGCGGGATTCGCGTGATTACGGAACTGGTCATCAATCACACTTCGGATCAGCACCCGTGGTTCAAGCGGGCGTGCCTGGCACGCCCCGGCACCTCGCATCGCGACTATTACGTGTGGTCCGACACGGGGCGCGAATACGAAGGCACGCGCATCATCTTCGTCGACACCGAGGTCTCGAACTGGACGTGGGAACCGACTGCGGGCGCGTATTACTGGCACCGCTTCTACTCGCATCAGCCCGATCTGAACTTCGACAACCCGCAGGTGCTGCGCTCAGTCCTGGGCGTGATGCATTTCTGGCTGGGGATGGGGGTGGACGGACTGCGTCTGGACGCCGTGCCGTATCTCGTGGAGCGCGAAGGCACCAGCAACGAAAATCTGCCGGAAACGCACGCCATCCTGCGACGCATTCGCGCCGATCTCGATGCCAGGTATCGCAACCGTCTCCTGCTGGCCGAGGCCAATCAATGGCCGGAAGACGTGCAACAGTACTTCGGTGCGGGCGACGAATGCCACATGGCGTTCCATTTCCCGCTCATGCCGCGCATGTACATGGCCATCGCCCGGGAGGATCGCTTCCCGATCACTGACATCCTGAGCCAGACGCCGCAGATTCCCGACGCCTGTCAGTGGGCCATCTTCCTGCGCAATCACGACGAACTGACGCTCGAAATGGTAACCGACAGCGAGCGCGACTATCTGTGGGAGGTCTATGCCTCCGACCGGCGCGCGCGTCTGAACCTCGGCATTCGGCGACGGCTCGCCCCGTTGCTGGAGCGCGACCGGCGGCGCATCGAGTTAATGAACAGCCTGCTGCTCTCCATGCCGGGTACGCCCGTCATTTACTACGGCGACGAGATCGGCATGGGCGATAACATTCATCTGGGCGACCGCGACGGCGTGCGCACGCCGATGCAATGGTCGTACGATCGCAACGGCGGTTTCTCGCGGGCAGACCCTGAACTGTTGACGTTGCCCGCCATTCAGGGCGCGCTGTATGGCTATGAGTCGGTGAACGTGGAGAGTCAGGCGCGCGATCCGCATTCGCTGCTCAACTGGATGCGACGCCTGATCGCCACGCGCCGGTCGCGGCGAGCCTTCGGCCGGGGCTCGATCGAGTTTCTGCATCCGACCAACCGCAAGGTGCTTGCCTACCTGCGCGAATACACGGACGAAGCGCCGTTGCTGTGCGTGGCGAACCTGTCGCGCGCGTCGCAGGCGGTCGAACTGGATCTGTCGCGTTTCGCCGGACGCACGCCGGTAGAACTGCTCGGCGGCACGGCGTTCCCCGCCGTCGGGCAGTTGACATATCTGTTGACGCTGCCGCCCTACGGCTTCTACTGGTTCGAACTGACCGAAGCGACGCAGGCGCCGCGCTGGAACGAAGAGGCCTCCGAGCAGCTTCCCGAATTCACGACCTTCGTCTGGCGTGCCGGGGCGCCGCTGCTGGATGCATCGATTTGCGATGCCATCTCGAAGACCATACTGCCTCGCTATCTGCCACGACGCCGATGGTTCGCGGCCAAGAATGCCCGTCTGCAAACGGCCCGGCTCAATTGCGTGACCCAGCTCCTGCAGGGCACGCCGGAAGACGGCGGTGCCGACGCGCCTGTGTGGCTGTGCGAAGTCGAAGTGCAACTCGATGCCGACGGGCGGCGGCAGGTGCAGACGTACCTGCTGCCGTTGACCGTCGTCTGGGAGCAGGTCGGCATGCGGCCCCTGCCGATTCAGCTCGCGCTCGCGCGTGTGCGGCGCGGCCGCCGCGTCGGCTATCTGGTCGACGCCTTCGCCAGCGAAGCACTCGGCCCGGCGCTCGCGACGCTGATGCAATCGAATGCGCGCGTGCCTGCGCGCCGCCCAGGCGAGAGGGGGGAGATGGGCGACGCCCCGGACCTCGGCGTCTTCGAGTTCGAAAGCGCTCCCGTGCTGGCGGACGAGCCGATTCCTCCGGGGGAAGCCACGCAGTGGATGGCCGTCGAGCAGACCAACAGTTCGTTGGCGATGGGCAATTCGCTCGCGCTCAAGCTGGTGCGCCAGATCGTGCCCGGCGTGCATCCCGAGGCGGAGATGCTGCGACGCCTGAGCGAGTGCGGTTTTGCCAATTCGCCGCAATGGCTCGGCGAGGTGCGTCGTCGCGACGCCGATGGGAATCCGCACACCCTGGCGATCTTGCAGCGCTTCGTCGGCAATCAGGGCAACGGCTGGAATTGGGGCTACGACACCCTCTCGCGGCTGATCGAGGCGCTCTCGCACGACGACGTGAGCGCTGGCGAGACGCGCGACGAAGCGGCGCCGTACCTGCAATTGGCGCGTCAGATCGGCAAGCGTCTTGGCGAGATGCATCTCGTGCTTGCACAGGACACCGATGACGAGGCGTTTTCTCCTGTCGTCGCAAGCGATGCCATGCTGTCCCGATGGACGTCGCACGCGCAGGCGATGGTGTCGCAGGCGTTCGCCTGTCTCGAAACCCATAAGTCGACGATCCTCGACACGCCGGACGCCAACGCACAGGTCGCCGCCATCGACGCGCTTGCGCATCGGCGCGACGACGTCGTCGAGCGGCTTGCCGGTCTGATCCGGGAAGGTGCGGGCACCTTGTGTCAGCGCGTTCACGGGGACTTCCATCTGGGGCAGGTGCTGGTAACGCCGGGCGACGTGGTCATCATCGACTTCGAAGGCGAACCGGCACGGGACGTTGCGGTGCGCCGGGAGAAGACCAGTCCGTTGCGCGACGTGGCCGGACTGCTTCGCTCGCTCGACTATGTAGGACGTGCCGTCGCGAGTACGGAAGAACCGTTGCCCGCACCGATGCTCGCGCGCCGCGAGGCGCTTTTGCACCGGATCATGGACGAAGCGGGTGCCGCCTTTCTCGATGCCTATGCGCGCGCCGTCGCGTACGGTGCACCGCGACTGGCCGACACGTTCCGATGCCGTCCCCTGCTCGACGCGCAACTGCTGGAGAAGGCGGCCTACGAGATTGTGTACGAGTGTGCCAACCGGCCTGCGTGGGTCTGGGTGCCGCTTGCCGGGTTCGAGGTGCTGGTGCGCCGGCTGCTGGACACCGGGGAGGACAACGCGTCATGA